One Lepisosteus oculatus isolate fLepOcu1 chromosome 4, fLepOcu1.hap2, whole genome shotgun sequence genomic window, TAGTGACTCTAGCCAGGACTCCTGAGATCGCCGGAGAGGCGACGGGCTCTGGACAGCCGCTGACACAACTTTGACATTGGGGACCAACGCGCAGCACCGTCCCTGCTGTCGCGGGGATCGCCAGCTTGTAGATCAGGTTCTACAAACCGTGTCCCGGTTTTTCTCCTGCTAGAAACTTCCCGAATTTCAGCAACCCCTCTCCGTAGGGTGTTCCGGTCCTCCCGGAGCTCGACGGCTCTTGGGTCCCGGGTTCGATCGCGTTCGGCGCCTTGTGTGTTGAATTTGCATGTTCCCTCTCCCCGGGGTGTGGACGTTTTCGGGGGTCTACCTGTTTGCTCCCTCTTCCCAGAGAATAATCGGGAACGGGCCGGAGTGGGAGGCTTATGAACACGTGGTTGTTGCGAGGTGTTTAAACAGGCATGAGGCTCGGGAGAGGTTTTGCTAGACGTCTTCGCgtcagaaacaggctgacaaaGGTCTAATTAAGCCAGATTAATCAAAGAGATCGCCTCATTTTTATGcgtcatttatttctttatatttctcGCGCAATGCTCTGGtggaaaggcgctatatacgaATCGATTGACCAGCCCACGGGGTTAGGAGCTGGGCGAGAGCAGCTGGACAGGAGCCGCCGGCGCGGTTTGAACCCAGCCGCCCCTCCCCCGCTGACGGCATTTCTGCCGCCGCACTTTTCCTCCGAAGTCAGAAAGTTAATTCCTGTCAGAACCTGATTTGCATTCCTTTGAAACAGGAACATCTGTCCAGAAACCGGCTTTGCATATTCGATCAAGCGTTCAACCCGAGCTTTAAAAAGAAGTTTGCTTACTGCCGAAAAGGGAAACGGCCCGGCCGAAGCACTGTCCTCGGCCACTCTTTTCTGTCGAATATCCGCCTGGGAGGGAGGAACGGCACCACAAGCCCACTCTGCTTTTTCCTTCTACCTTCGTgttctgacccctgacccctgacccccacAGCGGCACATCTCCCGTACGGGCAGCAGTGAGGAACAGTCCGCACCCCGTTATCATTCCGCCACAGGTGTCTGCGGGAGAAAATGACGCCCCGGTTCCCTGCGTGTTGAGCCCTGGTCCCGGGGTGAGTCTCGCTGCAGCCTTTCCGAGTTCTCTGTGTCTGCGCGGGAGGCAGGAGCCGCCGAGCTCGACAGCAGGAGGACATAGGCCGGCTCACCCCCCTCAGCTGTCCGTGTGCGGAACACCAGCAGCGCTTGCTCAGCTGGAAGGGGCGCAGAAACGGGCTCCCTTAATCCTCCGTCCGCCTTCCAAACTCCCTGAGCAGGAGGGCGTGACCCTGCCCGGCCCGGCAGTCCGGGAGATCGCTCCGTAAAACGGGGTGCCGGCTTCTCCCCAGGGGGCGCGCTCCCGGCCGGGCGTGTCGGAGCTCCGAGCGGGTGAGGGTGGGGGGACTGGGAGGCCAGGTCTGCGGTCGGGGGAACCAGTGCTGGAAGATCTGGGGGCTCACAGGGCGGGTCAGGACGCCAGCCAGCCTCAGACCCGTGCAGAGAAGGAGCTGCTCTGTCTGCAGTGTGCAGGGCCCGATCTCCTGACCCTGTCGccccagggagagagagagctggacaCGCGTCAGCCCGAGCAGCCCTGTGGCCCCGAGGCCCTGCTGGCGCCGGGAGTCCGGTCCCGGTCGCCCCGCGCGCTGGGGCAGTGGCAGAGCGGGCGTCCCTGTGCGCTCGGGCACGAGACCTGTTTGCCGGGTATCGGTCCCGATCTTGGGGTTCCCCACACCTCTTCTTCTGCTCCAGAAGTCCAGGGCCCGGAGAGTCAGGGTCCAGTCTGTCCCCTGGTGACAGAAGCAGCTGTCAGACACAGCCCTGGTTTCGAGGGTCCTGTGGCGAGCCTGACAGGATGTCCCTCTCGGCCCGGGGCGCGGGGCTCCCCGCTGTGCCCGCGGTTACTTGACCccgcctccctctctcccccgcAGCCCCCCTGCCCTGCTGCCCGGCCAGCCCGCCGGCGTCCTGCCTCTCCCCAGCCTGGCCGCGGACGTGCTGGGACACGGCGAGAGGCGGGACGGAGGCTCACGGCCCTGTGACCCCCGCGCAGAGGCCCGCCCGGCCAGCCCCTCGCCCTCCACCCCCCTGCCCTGCTGTCTGCAGAGCGCCCCTCCGCTGTGGGACCCCACCGAGGACCTCCGCTGCATCGCCACCACCTTCCGCTACCTGGACAGCTCAGGTACGCCCCCTCCTTCTCCCGTCCCTTCTCccatctctcctccctctctctcctctctctctcctccctccctcctctctctctctctcactccctcctccctctctctcactccctcctctctctctcctccctctctctcctccctccctcctccctctctctcactccctcctctctctctcctcaatcctctctcctccctctctctctctcccctctctctcactccctcctctctctctctctctcctctctctcccctctctcccctctctcctccctctccccctcctctctctctctctcctccctctccctccctctccctctctctctcctccctccctcctctctctctcctccctctctcctcaatcctctctcctccctctctctcctccctctcccctctctcccctctctctctctcctccctctctctctcctccctctccctccctctctctcctccctccctcctccctctctctcactccctcctctctctctcctctctctctcactccctcctctctctctctctctcccctctctctcactccctcctctctctctctctctcctctctctcccctctctcccctctctcctccctctccctctctctctcctccctctccctccctctccctctctctctcctccctctccctccctctctcactcctccctctctctccctctctccctctctccctctctctctctcccctctctcctcactcctctctccctcctgtccCTGTCAGGGTGGTACTGGGGCGCCCTCACGGCCAGCGAGGCGCGGCAGCAGCTGCAGCCGGTGGAGGAGGGCACCTTCCTGGTGCGGGACAGCAGCCACCCCCTCTACATGCTCACGCTGTCGGTGAAGACGCACCGCGGCCCCACCAACGTGCGCATCGAGTACAGCCACGGCCTCTTCCGCCTCGACTCCTCCTGCCTGGCCAAGCCCCGCATCCTGGCCTTCCCGGACGTGCTCAGCCTGGTGCGCCACTACGTGGGCTCCTGCCGGGCGGCGGAGGGCGAGGAGGGGGCCGCCGGCCCCGCCCTGCTCCCGCAGCCGAAGGACAGCGCGGTGCTGCTGAAGCTGGTCCGGCCCCTGCACCGGCGGGACGCCTTCCCCTCCCTGCAGCACCTGTCCCGGCTCGCCATCAACCGGCTCACGGCCAGCCCGGACCGGCTGCCCCTGCCCCGGCGGCTGCAGCACTTCCTGCAGGAGTACCCCTTCCCGCTGTGAGGGCGTGGCCTCCTCAGGGCAGCCAATGAGCGGCGCTGGTGGGAGACACGCCCCCCCTCCCGGTCGCCCAGACAGCCAATCAGCTGCAGAGGGCGGGGCGGATGGGACCGGAGCCCAGAAGGCAATGGAACGAGCTGAGGGTTAATGAGAAAATCAGGGCCCAAGCCTCTCCTTGTGTTGGGCCCGCGGGCTGGTTCTCTATAAACAAGTCCAGAACTTGCTGTTCTTGGTACGGGACAATGCTGCAAGCAAGaagttttattgttgttttttttttctaacaatgatcactgtcttttttttcacaatGTGAATGCTCTGTACATATGTCATAAATATCTATAtatttttcagtaaaaaaaatgcttttatcaaACATCCAGAATTCCATCTCTTTATTTGTTTCCCATGTTTTTTCTGCTGACTTCAATTCCATGTCATTATGCTCGTGGGAAATGGAAGCATGCGTTtacgcaaagggttgtggaGGCAGGGAACAAGCTCCAaacccatgttgttgaagtaaATGGGCGGAGCATTGgctctgtggctcgggatctgtgcctgtggctggaaggttgccggttcaaatcccgaggccggcagaggaatcctactctgttgggcccctgagcaaggcccttcaccccagctgctccagggccgccgtataaatggctgaccctgcgctctgaccccaagcttctctccctgtctgtgtgactcatggagagcaagctggggtctgtgaaaagacaaactcctgttacaagaaattgtatttgacCAATAGAGTGATCTTATATAAATACCCTGACTTTTTTTAAGGAATGGCCAAAGAAGGTATGTTCCTATGTTCTGCTTTGACAGGAGAACAGCATATGACTTGCTGTATAGATCACGTCCTGGGTAACCCGAAACCTCGCTGTGTCGAGACTGAACGTGCTCCTCTGCTCTGTGGAGTTCCTGAGAATCCTGCAGAATGACTTCACGATGAAGCAAGTCCTGGTAACCTGCCCTTGTTCATGTGTGTATGAAGAGCGTACTGCAGGTGACTCAGAGCGTCGTCAGATGTGAACTCCACTGAGCTCTGAATGCCGTCCGCGGGCCTCCTCTGGTGACGCAGAATCTTGAAACGGGTCGGGAGGGTCCAGCAGGAGACCCGAGCTGACAGATCTGCACTTTCTCGGTCATCACAGACCCAGGACGGGCTGCAGGGTGTTTTCAGAACCGCAGGCCACGCCTCTGAGCCCAGGCACCCTGCGCTTCCGTGGCGCCTCCTGCCTGAGCCCACCTGCCGAGAACCCAGAACACAGCCGCGGCCGGGCCCACAGCAGAACCGCTCTGTGGTGGGGGCAGGGCTCCCGCCAGTACCGTAACCCACAGGGCCACAGGCGCCCGTCCCCCTGCTCTGTGCTCGGGGCCCTCAGCGCCGGTCTTCAGCCGAGTCAGTTAATCAACTTCCTTCCACGCATCAGAAAATCTGGCATTCCTGCGAAGCGGCTGCAGAAGCGCTATCTCACAACTGACGAGCGGAGATTAGAGATCGTGCTGGCAGCTACTCGCTGCCGACTTCCTGGAGCTGTGAGCTGCCATGTGACAAGCGCCAGGCCACCTTGGCACCTACTGTACACCGCAGGAGTGCAATCGGAGGGCAGGGCTCTCCGGGTCACTGTGGGGCAGCGCGGCGCAGAGAGGACAATGAGAGAGCTCCAGGAAATCCGGCCACAGACCCCCTCCAGAGTCCAGAGAGGGCGTGTCCGCCCTGCCAGAGCAGTCACGTACCGGCGGGGCACTTGAGAAAGAATTTAGGAAGACAAGACAGGACAAAAAAACGAGAGGAGCCTTTCGGTCCAGCTGGCCCATTAAAAagttagtagcttattgatcccaGGACCTCATTCAGCTTGAGAGAAACCAGTTTATCAGCTCCAAcggcatggctgggcagctggtTCCCCACCGCCACCGCCCTTGGTGTAaacaagtgcctcctgttctcagttttaaatacacttccacaTTGTTCCCACGTGTGCCTCCTGCTTTTTACTGCTGATTCTAAAGACGTCCCCTGGGCTGACTCCGCCAGGGCCTTTGAGGATTCGGAGCACTTGTACCAGGTCCCCCTGGGGTCCCACCCTGCTCAAGGCTGAAGAGATTTAGTTCCTTTGCAGGTCAGTGCGGGACACAGGGTTACCTGGCTGCTgatgattccagagcagctgtAGCTCTTCCAGGACGTAGTGGCAAACCTGGCACACACTATTCTAAATCCTGAGACGGGGACGGAGTTCCATCCAAGCACAATCCCGTTTTTGCGCCCTGTGCTTCCCGGGAGAAGGGCCTCCGggcccctgaattggatgagcAGTTTATGGAATGTGATGATATATTCTATATGAGGCCTTATTAGTTAGTGCttcatacaattttaacatgacttcccttgatttaaattccccCTTCTTTGCCATCAGTGGCGTGCTGAGGACAGGTCTGTAACCCCTCTGGAGTTCTCCCTGAAGCACCACAGTGTCAGAAGGCGGCTCTTTGGAAATGTACCTGCGACCAGGCTGCAGCTTTCAAACCGCTGGTGCCCTGCAGGCCTGGGAACACCTCGCTCTGCCTCTGCGGTTAATCAGGATTGATCCCGGATGGAAGGGTGCCTATGACTTGGAAATCACACCAGTGAGTAGTCGAGCTGGCAGAGGTCCACACTTCTGTGTAACAGCAGCCTAAGTTGTGAATAATCGGGGATCACGCAGGGCTGAGAGGTGCTCAGCAGGCCCCTGTAAGAGGCTTTGGGCTAAACCCCCTTCTGCTCAGCAGGGAGACAGCTGTAGTGGAAGGAAACGTCTGAGCTGATCCTGTTCGCAAGAAACAGTTATTTCTGCTTCTGCTGAGAAAAACCATCAGGTTTTATTTCCTCATTTGATGAACCAGCATGCCAGCTGTGTGTGAACATCTGTATGTGTGAGGCTCGGTTTGTGTGCGTGTGTACATTGGGTACACCAGCGTGTGTCCAAATGTGTGCGCATTGTGCCAGCGTGTGTCCAATGTTTGAGCGTGTGTATCTGTGTCActcagtgtgtgtatctgtctcAATGTGTGTCAATCAGGATAGTTTATGTatttgtctcagtgtgtgtgtatcaggaaagtgtgtgcatgtgtgtcagtgtgtgtgtgtatcaggaCAATGTATGCATCTGTCTCAGTGTGCGTGTATCAGGAcaatgtgtgtatctgtgtcggGGGTGTATCTGGACAGGGTGTGTATCTGTCTCAATGTGTATCAGAAAAGTGTGCATCTATCTCAGTGAATGTGTCAATGTGTGAGTATCAGgacagtgtgtgtgcatgtgtataAGGACAGTATGTTTATCTGTAAAAGTGTatctgtctcagtgtgtgtatatcaggactgactgactgactgactgactgtgtgtgtgtgccccagCCTGCCTGTGcttctgagtgtgtgtgtgtgtctcagggttTGTGTGGCTCTTTGATGCGGTGTGCCTGTGTGTACAGTTagtcagtctctctctctgccactTCTGGGAATTTCCGCTTTATCTCGAGTCGAGCGCCGCTGCTGCAGGACTGATGTCATTTCACGGAGCGGGGGGGCCAGCAGAGCAGCTCTCAGCCTGCATTCCCTCCCCGTGCGACTGCGCACCTGACGACAGACCACAACACGCGTGGTATCGCCATTGGGTGCACCTGGAGCCAGCTAGGCTCCTTTCGGGATGCATTCCTGTAGTTCCTTCCCTCCACCTTCATCCGTGAAAGCTCTCCGTCTCGAACGATGAACGATGCCAACAGGCAGGCTGGCGTGGCTTCGCCATTCTGTATCCCGGTGGGGCCAAGCAGCTGTTCCTCCAGCTTCCGAATCCACCCCAGATGTTCAGACAGGGGAGAGGGGGAAGCGGGTGGCTTTTGTCTTGTGAGGAGGGCATCTGTCCTGAGAGCTGGGAGTGCTGGAGCAGCCATCAGCCCAGTCGGATCCCCTGACTTGAAATGAGAACCCAGCTCCCTTGTGCTTCACCTGCTTTTCCCACTTACGGAGGCAGGCAGGATGGGGCTGAATTCTATCTGTAGGGCAGTTCATTGTATTGGAGTACAGCTGTGAATGAAACTCAGCACCTGCTGCAATTCACACCGATGTGCCCACCTCCAGGGGCCTGTGGGGCTGTGGCAGACATTGAACAGAGCGGATTTATAGAATCTGGACGCACAGGAGGGCAGAGTCCCGGATCCAACTCCGGACCCGGGGTGCTggctgtgtgtggagtttgcatggtctcccTTTGTttacgtgggtttcctcccacagtccaaagagttGCCGGGGGGTTAataattgccttctgggaagactggccctggtgtgagtgtgtctgcctATGTGTAGTGTGGTATTACTGTTGTTAATGTTCAAGTGGCTAAAAACAGATCCCGCCTCGGGTCCAGCCGGCTTCAGCTCAAGAGCACAGAAAAGAACTCTGTAACTCTCACACGAGCTTGTTATTTTTGTAGCTGAATCAGACATACTGAGTGGATCAGACGctacccccccccaccccccaccacaTGTAAATATCAGAGCGGAGGGCGATGACTAATCTCTACATCTGCTAGAGCTGCATTCCTCTGAGCCCAGCAGTAATGTCGTTACCTGCAGGGCGGTTATCTGCAGCATCTCTGAGGACTGTGGCTTTGGTTAAAATGATGAGGTTGCACAAAACGGCTGTCCTGCCATCAAGTCTGTTGTCCATTTTACTCACATTGTCTCTCCGTCTACAAGCATGTCTTCCTTTCTGGGCCAGGAAGGGGGCAAGAGGGCACTGCTGTCCTACTGCAGGGCTCCTTTCAGGAAACGCGACCGAGTGCACGTGTGACTGTGTGTTTGCATGTGTGTGTACCAGCATGTtaatgtgtgaatgtgtgttgtGGTGGTACCAGCATGTTAATGTATGAATGTGTGTTGTGGTGGTGGGAGCCCATCAGAGAGTGAAGACGAGACTCCTTACAGTTCCTAGCAGAGTGTGTGTGCCAGTGTTTGAGCGCCTGAGTGCGTGTGGTGTTTGTGTGACTatatgtgtgtgttgggggcctatcggagagagagcagaggagaCGGGCTCCTCACAGTTCCTAGTAGAGGCTCTGCTGGAAATATCCTTCCAGGAAACGGTGCAGTAATTAAACCCAGCCTCCTGCTTCCAAGAAGTGCACACAGCAGCCAGTCGGGGGCACTGactgccccccccctccccaccgcCCTACACAATACCCTAATTATCCCAGCAGGGGGATCAAAGCCTGCCCTGCACGGGCGTCAGGAGCTTCAGGACCTGCTGACTGAACGGCACGGGGACGAGACTGGTGCTCCGAGAGAGGCCCTGCCTCTCTGGGGCACGTGGCGCCGGGTGCAATTCGAGCCGCCAAAGAAAAGGAACAGGGAGCAGAAAAGTGCACAAGGCCGCTTCATCACCACAACATGTCACTTCCAGCAACCCCTTACCCAGCTCACAGgcgtgggggagccagagcctatcccagaaagcactgGGCACCGGGCAGGAGACcccctgggtgggacaccagcCCAGCGTGGGGCGCACACAGAcgtaaaacacacacacacgccagaaccaattttcccagaagctaatgaaCCCACCAGCATTGTCAGTGGACggcgggaggaaactggagcacctggaggaaaaacCCACGCCAACACGGGGAGagcacgcaaactccacacagacagcaccccaggcctgtaactgagcccagggccccggcgctgcgaggcagcagtgctgatcACCGTGCGGCACAAGTCCGCTGGAAACCAGGTCAAAAATGAAAACGAAccaatgccaagtgcaaaattAAGTAACCTTCTCAATCAGACATTCCCGTCCTGCTCAGGAGTAAAGGGAGTTCCTGTGACTCCTGGACGAGGTGGAGGCACGAGGTGACGGGGGGGGGAGGACCTGAGGGTGCTGGCAGCAGCTCAGCGAAACTCGAACCCCTGTCCTCCCGCCAGGCCAGCTGGCGAGAGAGCAGGCGAGCTTTCCCAGAAACCCCCTTCTGGGAAACGGAAAAGGTCAAGGTCTGATCTGACCAATCAGCTTCCAGCGCCATCAGGAGATCTGAACGAAGGAAGGGGGGGGCACCGTACCCTATGAGGAAGCAccgtcctgtctgtgtgtcagatCGGCCAGTCGGTCAGTcggtcagtctgtctgtgtgtcagtgcatCAGTGTGCACGCTCAGGGATGGGACCATCTGACTCTCTCCTGCGTGACGAACCCCGAATCCATTATCAGCTACCTTTATCGATGCGCTGGCCGGACCCCAAGAGCTGCCTTTCCCCGGGGTCCTCCAACCGGCGCTGGGGTCACTCCGTTCTGGGGAACATCCACACGGTGCGCTCGAGCTGCTGTGGCTCTCAATCGCCTCCCGATGGACTCGGCCCACAACTCGGAATGGGAAACAGCGGATGTTTGATTGGGGGGCAGGGGTCGGGACCAGGGAGGGGGTATTCATTTGAGTGACCGCAGAAGACATATTCCATTACAGCGCTCAGCACTTGCAGCCCATGTTCAAAACAACACCCTGCAACTTTAATACACAACCGCCTGCCTGCCGCCCCCCCTCGCGCCTACCCCCTCCCTTCCTCTGCGCGAGGTGACTCAGACACCTTCGGCGATGCACGTGGTACTGCGAAACGTTGCTGCGGTACTGCGAAACGAgaggaaaaacaacaacaaacaagcCTTCTGTACTGCTTTCTCAGTTTACTCAGCAAAACCGCCGGGCTCTGCCCGCCTGCCTGCAGCTGTCATTCTGAGAATCTGACAGCAGGAACTGGGGCTGTGGGCACGCTGGCCTGCCGGCGCTCTCTTCTTCCTTCTTCTGCTGCGGCGTGTCGGGGGCTTGGGGGTGCAGGGCAGTTCCCCCCCCCTGTTTCCTCCGTTTGGGGAGCCTGAGGACCTGCACAGCTACTCGAACCCCCGCCCCTGCCCCCCCACTTTCCAGCGAGCCGCGGCAGGAGCCCCGCGGTGCTCGGCTCCTCCCCCCCGGCCCAGAGGCCCTGGCGAAGCTCCGGGGTGGCGCTGGCTCGTCCGCAGGTCCGGCTCCGCTCGACCGGGGACGAACCCCCTCTCGAAAAGAGCTTCTCCGCAGGGAGACATGTCCTTCATCGCTGGTGAGAAACCCGCCGGCGTTTTTTACAGCATCAGCGCGGCCTCACGCGGCCCTCGAGGAGCGAGCTCTCCTGCCACTGCCGTTATCAACAACGTCTCGATCCCGGACAAGAAACAGCACAGCAGTTATTTCTCAGTGCATGAGCAcactgcatggcttggcacctcaatacctgtctgaactattatcgccctactccccacctcgcaacctccgctcttcaaattctgccctccttactgtcccccaagcccgtctacagtatatgggcgacagggccttctcctgctgtgaccccaagctctggaactctttgcccaaggatatcagagtcaccttctctaaactccttcaaatccagactcaaaaccctcttcttcagaaaagcctttactgaactggttccattcttcacccctctgctcttcttagaggagaccgtggaaggtggtactattgttattgttgtattgctgtaattgtaattgtgtcttatcttgtgtattcttatttattgttgtagtcttcttatttattgttattgttatcctgtaaagcgctttgagaagccacctttaaaggcgctatataaaataaagtttataattattataatcccCTGAACATCACGCACAGCCCCTGATTACACGATAGCACGATCGGAAATATCTGGGGTGCTGGCTGGGGCCCGAACCACGGAGGAGCTGCAGGAGCGAGCTTTCACAGGGGACGCAGATGCAAGAGGAGAGACTTGGGTTCTCTTCGCCCAGCTGGCTCCCCACACGCTGACCCGCCCTGCTCTTTGCAGAGGCCTTTTCCAAGGCTACGGAGGATTAGCCGCCcacatgatgaaaaaaaaagcctcTGTTGTTTTACTGAGATGAGCAAAATGACTGCATGTCGGAAACGGAAACGCCTCGCGTCAGAGAGCATCATGGGGCCATGGGAAAACGCAGACACAGGCAGCCCACAGGGCACGCTCGGCCGCCCCTCCCGTGTGCCACACACGCAGCCCGGCATGACTTCCCAAGAAATTAAACACCAGGAAGGAACACGGAACACAACCGCCCAGAAATGCAGGATCCAGCTAGCCTGAGGCAGCGGCGTCCGGCGTTTTTCAAATTCCAGAGAATCGCGCTGTCTTGTTTGG contains:
- the cisha gene encoding cytokine-inducible SH2-containing protein, which translates into the protein MLLCVQSPPALLPGQPAGVLPLPSLAADVLGHGERRDGGSRPCDPRAEARPASPSPSTPLPCCLQSAPPLWDPTEDLRCIATTFRYLDSSGWYWGALTASEARQQLQPVEEGTFLVRDSSHPLYMLTLSVKTHRGPTNVRIEYSHGLFRLDSSCLAKPRILAFPDVLSLVRHYVGSCRAAEGEEGAAGPALLPQPKDSAVLLKLVRPLHRRDAFPSLQHLSRLAINRLTASPDRLPLPRRLQHFLQEYPFPL